The Streptomyces collinus DNA segment TGACCTGCGTGAACAGTGCGCAATCCGCGTACAAACGTGCGTCGGTCGAGAGGGCTCGGACAGCAGGCTGTCGAGGCATGCCGAAAGGGCGTCCGGCCCGTGCCGGACGCCTGAAGGGGGTCGACGCCTCAGGCTGTCGCCGTTGCGGCGGCGGCCTCCCGCAGCCGGCGGATCACGGCGCGCACCGCGGGCGAGGCCTCCCCTGTGCGGTAGGCGCCGACCAGCCGGGTGGTCGGCGCCACGTCGGCCAGCGGACGGAAGGCCACTCCGGGGATCTGGACGCGGCGCAGCGAATCGGGCACGAGGGCCACCCCGAGACCGCCGCCCACCATGGTCAGAGCCGCGATGAAGTCCCGCACCGGGGGAGCGCACCGGGGACTGAACCCGCCTTGCTCCGCCACTTCGAGGATCTGGTCGCGGCAGCCGTACTCCTCGTCGAAGTGCGGGGCCACGAAGCACTCGTCGCGCAGTTGTGCCGCCGGAACGGCGTCGTACGCCGCGAGTGGCGCCCCGGCAGGCAGCGCCAGGACGACCTGCTCGGTGAGCAGACAGGTCGCCGTGACCTCGGGTGGGTACTCCGGCCTGAAGCGCAGGAAGCCGACGTCGATGTCTCCGCCGGCCAGCGCCTCCAGTTGGGCAGGCGTCTCCAACTCCCGTACCTGCACCGTCAGTTCGGTACCAGGGGCCGCGCAGCGGGTGAGGACGTCGGTCAGCACCCCGGAGAACGCCGCGGAGGCGACGTACGCGATCTGCGCGTGTCCCAGCTCCCCGCGACCGGCGCGCCGGCCCACCGCCTCGGCCCGGGCGGCCTGGGCGAGGGTCAGCCGCGCCTCTTCGAGGAACAGCCGTCCGGCACTGGTCAGGGCCGGGCGGGTCCGCCGCCCGCGGTCGACGAGCCGCACACCCAGGTGCGACTCCAGCGCCCTGATCTGGGCGCTGAGCGCCGACGGGGCGAGATGCAGACGGTCCGAGGCCCGGGCGAAGTGCAGTTCCTCCGCGACGACGACGAACGACTCCAGCCAGCGCAGTTCCACCGGTACCTCCGTCGTGCTGGGATCACCCCGCGGCGGCGTCAGGGCAGAACAGGACCGCCGCGGGGCGAGTATGGGGCAGCTACGGGTTCAGGGGATCACGACGTAGTTGCTGAATCCACCGTCGAGATCCGTCACCCGTCCTGAGATGGCTTCGTTGACCTCGGACAGCGGGAAGGGCTTGGTGATCAGGTACGACAGGTCCAGGGCTCCGGTCGCCACCATGTCGGCGACCTCCTGGCCCTGCGCGGTGCTGAACCAGTTGGAGCCGATCAGCTGGACCTGCTCGTCCATGAGCCACTTCACGTCCACGGGCAGCCGGTCGGCCACCCCGCCGACGTTGACGACCCTGCCGCCCCGGCGGACGCCCTGCATGGAGTCGAGCATCGTCTCCACCGGAGCCTTGGCGCCGAGCGCACTGATCACGAAGTCCGCCCCCTCGCCGCCGGTGCGGGACTTGGCCCACTCCCCGGTGGAGCCCTCGCCCAGCCGCATGACCTCGATCCGGTCCGGAGCCAACTCCTTGACCCGCTTCAGGAGTTCCTCGTTGCGGCCGGTGCCGAGAACCCTGGAGACGCCGGAGGCCAGCGCGAGGAGAGTGGAGGCCACACCGAGTGTGCCCGTGATTCCGTCGATCAGCGCGACCTGGCCGGGGGCGGCCGCGGCGTTCTTGAGGGCGCCGTAGGAGGTTCCGATGTAGCCGAGCTTGCCGGCCTGCTCGAACGTCATGTTGTCGGGGATGTTGACGATCGCGTGCTGCGGCGCGGTCATGTACTCGGCGAAACCGCCGTAGGGGTAGAGGTCGAAAATCCGCTGGCCGTCGCGGGAGGTGCTGAAGTAGCCGTTCAGGGTGAAGTAGCGGCATCGGCTGAGTTCGCCGCCGCGGCACACCTGACAGCTGCCGCAGGACCGCAGCGGGCTCACATAGACCCGGTCGCCGGGCTTGGTGTTGAGCACCGCATCGCCGACCGCCTCGACCACACCCGCCGGGTCGAGACCGAAGATCGCGGGGAGCTGGGGCAGCGGCTGATGCGGGTACCACGTAGGCCAGTTGTTGATCACATTGGCCATGTTCGGCACGATTCCGCATGCCTTGACCCGCACCAGCACGTCGGTCGGCCTCGGGGTGGGCACGTCGACCGTGTCCACCGACATCGGCGCACCGAGTTCGTGCAGTCGCGCGGCGAGCATTTTCGCCATTGAAATACTCCTGAAGTGATGAGCCGTACGGTGCCGAAAACCTAAGAATTGGCGAACGGGTCCGGATAATTGTCTTCGAGGTCGATGCCCAACAGTCCCATGATGCGGACGCCGGAGTTGTACCAGGCGATGGACAACGACAGTTCGACCATCTGCCGGCTCGTCAGATGCGCGGCCGCGGCCTGCCAGGTCTCCTCCGCGACGTCGACCCGGAGGGTGGACTCCCTGGCGAGCCGCATGACCGCCTTCTCCATGTCGTCGAACAGACCGGAATGCTCGAAGTCGGCCACCGCCGCAAGCTGTTCCTCGGTGAGCCCGGCCTTGAGGCCGTGCGACTGATGATGGGCGACCTCGTACGCCGACCGGGTGGCGTGCCCCACGGTCAGGATCGCCAGTTCGCGCAGCTTGGGGCTGAGATCAGCGGCCCGCAGCGAGTTGGCGTAGGTCAGGAAGGCGTCCAGCTGGGTGGGCGCGTGGGTGAGGGCGAGGAAGATGTTCGCCGTCGGGACCTTGCGTTCGGTCTCCAGCCGGTCGTACAGCGGCTTCAGCGACTCGTCCGCGTCCTCGCGGCGCAGATAGGGAACTCGTGCCATGGCGTCTCCTTGGGGGGCGGTGCGGGCGGAAGGTCAGGGAAGGGGCTGTTCCAGCAGGAACCGCTCCAGCGACATCGGATTCGGCTGCTCGGCCGGCGGAATCCGCGGCGCGCCGACGAACGGCGACGCCTCGAAGTACCACTTCTCCAGGGCCGGGAGCCCCCAGCGCACGTTGGTGCTCAGCGATGCCGCGTCCCAGCGCACCGGCTCGACCTCGGTGTCGATCGTCTGGTAGTGGCTGTTGAAGACCTCGACCCGGTGGCCGTCGGGGTCGCGGAGGTACGCGAACAGCATCCCGCCGGGGCCGTGCCGCCCGGGGCCTCGCTCGACCCCTTCGCCGTAGCCGAGGATGCCCGCCCAGTCGCACGCGGTGAAGATGTCGCGGCTCTCCGAGACGGTGTAGGCGAAGTGGTGCAGCGCCGGCCCGGTGTTCTCGACGATCGCCAGGTCGAGGCAGGTGCCCTTGCGGTACATGAACGCGCTCAGCAGCTTGTCGCCGTGCTCCAGGTACTCCGAGTTGCGAAAGCCCAGCTCACTGTAGAAGGCGCACAGCTCATAGGCGTCGGGCGCGAAGGTCTGGTAGTGGTCCAGCCGCTGCGCGTGGGCGCCCTTGTACTGCTGGAAGTCGATGTGCAGCCGCGGCCGGGTCTCCATGTGCGCGCACAGTTCGAGCGGCGTACCGACGGGGTCACTGACGTGCAGGGTGCGGCCCTGGTACGGGACGTCCACCCACTCGGCGGGCAGGCCACGATCGCGGAACCAGGCGTACGCGATATCGAGGTCCTCGTCGAAGAACACCCGGAAGCCGATCCTCTTGCACGCGCCCGCGCCCTCTTCGTCGAGCTCCAGGACGAGGCTGTGGTGGCAGGCCTCGGCCAGGCCGCGCAGGTAGCAGGTGCGCTCGTCCTCGTCGCTGACGACCAGCCCCAGGGCGTTCACGTAGAAGTTCCGGCTCTCGGCCAGATCGGCGACGGTGAGCCGGACGTGGCTCGCGCGGGTGATATTGAAACTCGGGCGCAGATTGACGGGTGGCAGCATGGGGTCTCCGTGCTCCGATCGGCTCTGTATTTCGATGACTGTAATACTTCGAACTGTTTTTACGGCTCGGTCGTGGAAGACCCGGAATCGGAGAATGTGAACGCGGACCATCCGCTGAATTCCGCGGATTCGCCGAGGGACTCCTCGATGCGCAGAACCTCGTTCCACTTGGCCATGCGCTCGGAGCGGGTGAACGAGCCCACCTTGAGCTGTCCCGCGTCCCAGCCGACGCTGAGATGGGCGATGGTGACGTCCTCGGTCTCACCGGACCGGGCCGAGACGATGGTGCCGAAGCCGGCGTCCTTCCCGGCCCGCAGTGCCTGGTACGCCTCCGTGACCGTGCCGGCCTGGTTCGGCTTCACGAGGACGGCGTTGGCGGCCCCGCCGGTGGCCGCGGCCTCCACCCGCTTGGCATTGGTGACCAGGTAGTCGTCTCCGATCACCTGGCAGTGGTGGCCGTGGCGCCGGGTGAACTCCACCATGCCGTCGGTGTCGTCCTCGCCCACCGGATCTTCGACGGAGAGGATCGGATACTGCTCGATCCAGCCGCCCAGCATGTCGATCAGCGCCGTGGTGTCCAGCGTGCGGTCGTCCAGCGCCAGCGTGTACCGGCCGCCGCTGCCGAATTGCGAGGCCGCGATGTCCAGCGAGATGCCGACCTGCGTCGAGGGGTCGAAGCCGGCCTTCTCGATCGCCCGGGTGAGCGTTTCGAGGGCCTCCTCGTTGGAGTCGAAGGCGGGCCAGAAGCCGCCCTCGTCGGCCACACCCTGGGCCTTGCCGGCCTGGCGCATCAGACTGCCGGCCGCCCGGTAGATCTCCGCGGTCCAGTCGAGAGCCTCGGAGAAGCTGCCCGCCGCAGGACACATGACCATGAAGTCCTGTACGTCGACGCGACGGTCCGCATGGGCACCGCCGCCGAAGATCTGGATCTCCGGCAGCGGGATCCGGACCGGCCGTTCGCCCGCCAGGTGCTGCCACAGCGGTACCCCCTGCGACGCCGCGGCGGCGTGCAGGACCGCCATGGACGTGGCGACGATCGCGTTGCCGCCGAGGCGGCTGCGGTCGGGAGTTCCGTCGAGGTCGACCAGGATCCGGTCGACGGCCTCCTGGTCGCTCGCGTCGCGGCCCAGGAGTGCGGGAGCGATCTCGTGGTTCACCGAACCGACCGCCCGCTGGACGTCCAGCCCGCCGAAGCGGCTGCCGCCGTCACGCAGGTCGAGCGCCTCGCCCTGGCCCGTCGACGCGCCGGCCGGCGCGATGGCCCGGCCGATCGCGCCGTCCGCCAGGTGCGCTTCGACCTCCACGGTGGGGCGCCCGCGGGAGTCCCACACCCGGCGGCCATAGAGCTCGGCGATCCGCGCGTCTGTCATGGCGGTGCAACCTTTCGGAGTTCGGACGATCGGGGCGCCGGGCGGCACCTGTGCCGGTCCTCCAGAAGGAGGAGGGGCGCCCCCGCAGCCGGAGGCATGTTCATCCGCTGCGGCTCATAGCGTGCTATCGATAGCGCAATCGTGCGAACCGACGGTGGTTCTGTCAAGAGGTGAGTCGCGCCGCAATGCGCACTTGCCTTGCCGATCTGCGTCGCTCTTGGTCCTGCCGGAAGTCAATGCTATCGTTCGCACAACCCGTCATGAGACTGGGACGCTGCGGAAGAGACTCCGGCGAGCCCGCGCTGTCCTGGACGGACGGACAGCACAGGCAGCGCGGGTTCGCCGGGCCAGGCCGCGGCCGACAGGAAAGCGAGTCCTCATGACCCCTGAGCCCTCTGCGGCCCCCATGACCCTCACCACAGTCGTGGCCAGCACGCGTCCAGGGCGCGTGGGCAGGTCCGTCGCCGACTGGTTCACGGCCAGGGCCGCGCAGTGCCAGCAGTTCGAGTCGCACGTGGTCGACCTGCGCGAACTCGCCCTCCCGTTCTTCGACGAGCCGCATCCGCCCGCTCTTCAGCAGTACACACACAGCCACACCCGCGCCTGGAGTCGCATCGTCGACGCCTCGGACGCGTTCGTGTTCGTCACCCCGGAGTACAACGGAGGCTTCCCGGCTCCGCTGAAGAACGCGTGGGACTACCTCGTCGTGGAGTGGCAGCACAAGCCGGCCGCGTTCGTCAGCTACGGAGGCGTCTCGGCGGGCACCCGCGCCGTGCAGATGGCCAAGCAGGTGGTGGCCAACCTGAGGATGCTGCCGATCGGGCCGACCGTGAGCATCCCGTTCGTCAGTGAACGGGTCGAGGACGGTGCCTTCCTGGCCGGCAAGATCCATGAGGCCGCCGCCGAGCACATGCTGGACGAACTGGTGCGCACTGCGACGGTGATGCGTCGGCTGCGCAGGGAAACGTACTGAAGGCGCCACTGCGCGCAGGCGCCCGGGGCGGCTGTTTCGCTCCGGGCGCCTGCGCTGTGGGGACGGGGCTGTGCGGGACGCGGCCGGGAGGTGGTCGGGCTGGGGCGGACCGCCGGGAGGTGCGCGGGACTGCCGGGAGGCCGGGGGCCGTCGGGATGCGGTCGGATCGCTGAGGCAGTGGCGGATCACCGGGGCGAGGGCGGACCGCCGAGCCGCAGTCCAACCGTCACGAGGTGCCGGCGGATCGTGCGAAGGCGAGGAAGTGTTCGGCCCTGCGCTCGTAGCGGCGGTGCGAACGGCGGCATCCGGATGACCAGGGCACGGCCACGGTCCGTTCCACGGTCCGACGGCGACGGCCCAGGCGCGGGGAGGGCTCGATGCCCGTGCGGGTGAGGCGGGGTGCGATGTTCCGCGATCGGAGCCGTGGCCGCGGGTGGTCGCAGTCGTAGCCCATGTGTCCATGCAACTCGGCATGCCGGCGTCGACGTGGTCCACGGCGAGACCGGACGACTGTCGCGGGCATTGGCAGCGGCTGCGCCGAGCGCGATCATCAGCTCGCGGACTGCCACCGCCCGGCGGCCTCGTGGGGACCGGCGGTCCCACAGCCCGGAACGTCCTCCGTCGGTGCCGGACTCACCGAACCGTCAACGGCCTTCCCCGGCGCCCCGAAACGCGCGAGGCAGTGCCACACCTTCTTGAGCGCCTGCGGATCATGGTGGCCGGCACGCGCCGCGACTCCGACGATGCGCGGATCGAGTACGCCGTCGACGGCGATCTGCGCGCCCAGGTCGACGTACTCCTGACCGCGGTAGCCGGGATGACGGAGGAGTTCTTCGGCCTTGAGCCGGAAGCC contains these protein-coding regions:
- a CDS encoding LysR substrate-binding domain-containing protein produces the protein MELRWLESFVVVAEELHFARASDRLHLAPSALSAQIRALESHLGVRLVDRGRRTRPALTSAGRLFLEEARLTLAQAARAEAVGRRAGRGELGHAQIAYVASAAFSGVLTDVLTRCAAPGTELTVQVRELETPAQLEALAGGDIDVGFLRFRPEYPPEVTATCLLTEQVVLALPAGAPLAAYDAVPAAQLRDECFVAPHFDEEYGCRDQILEVAEQGGFSPRCAPPVRDFIAALTMVGGGLGVALVPDSLRRVQIPGVAFRPLADVAPTTRLVGAYRTGEASPAVRAVIRRLREAAAATATA
- a CDS encoding carboxymuconolactone decarboxylase family protein, translated to MARVPYLRREDADESLKPLYDRLETERKVPTANIFLALTHAPTQLDAFLTYANSLRAADLSPKLRELAILTVGHATRSAYEVAHHQSHGLKAGLTEEQLAAVADFEHSGLFDDMEKAVMRLARESTLRVDVAEETWQAAAAHLTSRQMVELSLSIAWYNSGVRIMGLLGIDLEDNYPDPFANS
- a CDS encoding alcohol dehydrogenase catalytic domain-containing protein is translated as MAKMLAARLHELGAPMSVDTVDVPTPRPTDVLVRVKACGIVPNMANVINNWPTWYPHQPLPQLPAIFGLDPAGVVEAVGDAVLNTKPGDRVYVSPLRSCGSCQVCRGGELSRCRYFTLNGYFSTSRDGQRIFDLYPYGGFAEYMTAPQHAIVNIPDNMTFEQAGKLGYIGTSYGALKNAAAAPGQVALIDGITGTLGVASTLLALASGVSRVLGTGRNEELLKRVKELAPDRIEVMRLGEGSTGEWAKSRTGGEGADFVISALGAKAPVETMLDSMQGVRRGGRVVNVGGVADRLPVDVKWLMDEQVQLIGSNWFSTAQGQEVADMVATGALDLSYLITKPFPLSEVNEAISGRVTDLDGGFSNYVVIP
- a CDS encoding VOC family protein, which produces MLPPVNLRPSFNITRASHVRLTVADLAESRNFYVNALGLVVSDEDERTCYLRGLAEACHHSLVLELDEEGAGACKRIGFRVFFDEDLDIAYAWFRDRGLPAEWVDVPYQGRTLHVSDPVGTPLELCAHMETRPRLHIDFQQYKGAHAQRLDHYQTFAPDAYELCAFYSELGFRNSEYLEHGDKLLSAFMYRKGTCLDLAIVENTGPALHHFAYTVSESRDIFTACDWAGILGYGEGVERGPGRHGPGGMLFAYLRDPDGHRVEVFNSHYQTIDTEVEPVRWDAASLSTNVRWGLPALEKWYFEASPFVGAPRIPPAEQPNPMSLERFLLEQPLP
- a CDS encoding NADPH-dependent FMN reductase; the encoded protein is MTLTTVVASTRPGRVGRSVADWFTARAAQCQQFESHVVDLRELALPFFDEPHPPALQQYTHSHTRAWSRIVDASDAFVFVTPEYNGGFPAPLKNAWDYLVVEWQHKPAAFVSYGGVSAGTRAVQMAKQVVANLRMLPIGPTVSIPFVSERVEDGAFLAGKIHEAAAEHMLDELVRTATVMRRLRRETY
- the eno gene encoding phosphopyruvate hydratase → MTDARIAELYGRRVWDSRGRPTVEVEAHLADGAIGRAIAPAGASTGQGEALDLRDGGSRFGGLDVQRAVGSVNHEIAPALLGRDASDQEAVDRILVDLDGTPDRSRLGGNAIVATSMAVLHAAAASQGVPLWQHLAGERPVRIPLPEIQIFGGGAHADRRVDVQDFMVMCPAAGSFSEALDWTAEIYRAAGSLMRQAGKAQGVADEGGFWPAFDSNEEALETLTRAIEKAGFDPSTQVGISLDIAASQFGSGGRYTLALDDRTLDTTALIDMLGGWIEQYPILSVEDPVGEDDTDGMVEFTRRHGHHCQVIGDDYLVTNAKRVEAAATGGAANAVLVKPNQAGTVTEAYQALRAGKDAGFGTIVSARSGETEDVTIAHLSVGWDAGQLKVGSFTRSERMAKWNEVLRIEESLGESAEFSGWSAFTFSDSGSSTTEP